Proteins co-encoded in one Pocillopora verrucosa isolate sample1 chromosome 1, ASM3666991v2, whole genome shotgun sequence genomic window:
- the LOC131770333 gene encoding sideroflexin-2 produces MTAELAIPGQVNLDAPRWDQSTFWGRFKHFFAITDWRKALYSNSQLDKAKETVEDYRQGKTNKVSVEELWYAKHLVDSAFHPDTGERMNFMGRMSFQVPGGMAITGAMLQWYRTVPAVVFWQWINQSFNALVNYTNRNAKSTVTGKQIGIAYVSATSSAVAVSVGLNSLVKSAPPLLARWVPFTAVAAANCVNIPLTRQREILDGILVFDENNNPIGKSKKAAVKGITQVVISRITMAAPGMIIIPVLMEKIEKYHFMQRIKPMHGPIQMLLCGVSLCFMVPAACSLFPQRCSMPVEKLEVELQEVIRKREGPAIKTVFFNKGL; encoded by the exons ATGACAGCAGAGTTAGCCATACCAGGGCAAGTCAACTTGGATGCTCCAAGATGGGATCAGTCCACTTTTTGGGGACGTTTCAAGCATTTTTTTGCAATTACAGACTGGAGGAAAGCTCTTTATAGCAATTCACAGCTAGATAAAGCAAAGGAAACTGTGGAAGATTACAG ACAAGGTAAGACAAACAAAGTGTCTGTTGAAGAGCTGTGGTATGCAAAACATTTGGTGGACTCTGCATTCCATCCAGATACTGGTGAGCGAATGAATTTCATGGGTCGTATGTCCTTCCAGGTACCTGGTGGAATGGCAATAACAGGGGCCATGTTGCAGTGGTACAG GACTGTCCCTGCTGTTGTGTTCTGGCAGTGGATCAATCAATCATTCAATGCCTTAGTAAACTACACAAATAGGAATGCTAAATCAACAGTCACAGGAAA ACAGATTGGTATTGCCTATGTATCAGCAACATCAAGTGCTGTGGCTGTATCTGTAGGACTCAATTCTCTTGTAAAG TCAGCCCCTCCTCTCCTTGCCCGATGGGTTCCCTTCACAGCAGTTGCTGCTGCCAATTGTGTAAACATTCCTCTAACAAGGCAAAG AGAAATTTTAGATGGTATTTTAGTATTTGATGAAAACAACAACCCAATAGGAAAGTCAAAGAAGGCTGCTGTGAAAGGAATAACACAAGTTGTCATCTCCAGAATTACAATGGCTGCACCTGGAATGA TTATTATACCAGTGCtgatggaaaaaattgaaaaataccaCTTTATGCAG CGTATCAAGCCTATGCATGGTCCTATTCAGATGTTGCTGTGTGGTGTGAG tttgtgtTTCATGGTACCAGCTGCCTGTTCACTATTCCCACAGAGGTG TTCCATGCCAGTAGAAAAACTAGAAGTGGAGTTGCAGGAGGTGATAAGGAAGCGTGAAGGACCAGCTATAAAAACAGTCTTCTTCAACAAGggactttaa
- the LOC131770272 gene encoding protease-associated domain-containing protein 1: MNEIMEIHIHRTISCLVMAVLFLLWDYSSAEGPRVRLFSATDFMLFDSNDLLYFEILQPKNISYIYKVKPAKNFGTKFELELGTVNLVAADPIDACHSVDNGKALWGSIALVERGGCSFVSKTKTVEHHGAIAVFISDNLQFDNAESLVDMIHDGTTREVSIPAGFILGSDGYHIKRGIEEAGMEAAVISIPLNITTSPHLYTRQPPWSYW; this comes from the exons ATGAACGAAATTATGGAGATCCATATCCATAGAACGATATCATGCCTCGTTATGGCTGTGCTTTTTTTGTTATGGGACTATTCTTCAG CTGAAGGCCCACGAGTCCGTCTATTCTCTGCTACAGACTTCATGCTTTTCGATAGCAATGACcttctttattttgaaatcttaCAACCAAAGAACATAAGTTATATCTACAAGGTTAAACCAGCGAAAAACTTCGGAACCAAATTT GAATTAGAATTAGGCACTGTAAACCTTGTTGCTGCTGATCCTATTGATGCTTGTCATTCAGTTGACAATGGTAAGGCTCTGTGGGGGTCAATAGCCTTAGTTGAAAGAGG GGGTTGTTCCTTTGTCTCCAAAACCAAGACAGTGGAACATCATGGAGCTATTGCTGTATTTATATCAGACAATTTACAGTTTGACAATGCAGAATCTTTAGTGGACATGATCCATGATGGAACAACAAGAGAAGTCAGTATTCCTGCTGGATTCATCTTGGGATCTGATGG GTATCACATCAAGCGTGGAATTGAAGAAGCAGGAATGGAAGCAGCGGTTATATCAATTCCACTCAACATCACTACAAGTCCACATCTTTATACCAGGCAACCACCTTGGTCGTATTGGTGa
- the LOC131770332 gene encoding PAN2-PAN3 deadenylation complex catalytic subunit PAN2: MDLNNGGVREEYQEIRSVFNNGRDHSGITSVLFDSLEELVWTGNQSGYLTSYFGPELQKYTSFKVHHGEIRHMLVNDHGILSLSSNKLCFSARSGLRIFNLSGSDLSDMQCMFQKDETHLWVAGHQGLMVDVDLRKGVISKTIEVDPGTVVMKQSNRYLCCGDTSGKVRLRDPSSLKSEHVLEAHTGTLSDFDVSGNLLVTCGFCSRMGHLAIDRFLMVYDLRTLRAIPLQVAIDPLILKFVPAFTSRVAVVSQNGQFQLHEPGGLVTQSSMMVYHVNTHGSLCTTFDISATCQTMVFGDAGGNTHLWGDTQEKDILFNMYSRETEFAAPIPHLHPLAIDDYSIPLSTFPLPMPNGPLLSDWPAENMVFGDRPTPPIEPEILRTMVVRHFIGYAPNPGSRKRNQVAYPLRDLSLNSQEEENSVPDSPMNRDDDPGNVIPKHYRRVEIKYSKLGVEDFDFKHYNRTSFAGLETHIPNAYCNAMLQLFYFIEPLRVGMQNHLCHREFCMACELGFLFHMLDMSSGQTCQANNFLRAFRTIPEAAALGLVLNDVDESFGNANFPRLIQSWFRFVLQQMHQDTLEPPNVSDGEKDDIQTTTGKPLQMSLIQRLFGSNVQLLSRCRCGKESKRDSTTLLFNLEYPEMCEEKQQGPVSFESVISSSLSREQSMQAWCDQCSRYQPTVQSREVKNLPDILALNCGMEHAKEVEFWKIQQQLLDPPKPEEKSTSLPSSGRSCRYGNACSRPDCKFRHDRDVASESGRVEVPDEERLNGWVPLSIMISFDSGKMQVIKIDENQKARCSENEVVYDLLATVGHVQDFKSGGNLVAHIHVGNTYHSRKEGVTCSQWYLFNDFAITPISPNDAVHFSLDWKLPCAVVFTRRDINGRHETAIRQRIDDSVLYQDVSLVRRGSVSRDFTPLGPDELPKEGDLVGLDAEFVTLNQEEAEIRSDGTRSTIKPSQMSVARVTVVRGNGQLTGVPFIDDYISTTEQVVDYLTKFSGIKPGDLDATMSSKHLTTLKTTYRKLRALVARKVKFVGHGLKKDFRVINILVPKEQVFDTVELFHLPRQRFISLRFLAWYFLGLTIQSETHDSTEDAKTALQLYRKYEELSSKGEFRKVLKQLYEDGRKSGWKVEEKDY; encoded by the exons ATGGACCTCAATAATGGCGGAGTTCGAGAGGAGTATCAAGAAATTCGCAGTGTTTTTAACAATGGAAGGGACCATTCTGGTATTACATCCGTCCTATTTGATTCTCTTGAAGAACTGGTTTGGACGGGGAATCAGTCG GGTTACTTGACCTCTTATTTTGGACCAGAACTTCAAAAGTACACATCATTTAAAGTTCATCATGGAGAAATCCGTCACATGTTAGTCAATGATCATGGGATACTGTCTCTGTCTAGTAACAAATTATGCTTCTCCGCTCGTTCTGGACTCAGAATCTTTAACCTGAG TGGGTCTGATCTGTCAGACATGCAGTGTATGTTTCAAAAAGATGAGACACACTTATGGGTTGCTGGTCACCAGGGATTGATGGTAGATGTTGACTTGAGAAAAGGAGTCATTAGTAAAACG attgAAGTTGATCCTGGTACTGTTGTGATGAAACAGTCTAATCGTTACCTCTGTTGTGGTGATACATCTGGCAAG GTGCGGCTAAGGGATCCTTCCTCTCTGAAGTCTGAGCATGTGTTAGAAGCACACACAGGAACCCTGTCAGATTTTGACGTATCAGGAAACCTTTTGGTTACTTGTGGGTTCTGCTCTAG aATGGGACATTTAGCAATAGACAGATTTCTCATGGTGTATGATCTAAGAACACTGAGAGCTATTCCACTTCag GTTGCCATCGATCCATTGATATTGAAGTTTGTTCCTGCATTTACATCAAGAGTAGCAGTGGTTTCTCAG aaTGGACAATTTCAGCTTCATGAACCAGGTGGTCTTGTGACGCAGTCATCAATGATGGTGTACCATGTTAACACTCATGGCTCTTTATGCACCACTTTTGACATTTCTGCAACATGTCAGACCATGGTATTTGGAGATGCAGGAG GAAATACACATCTCTGGGGGGACACTCAGGAAAAAGACATTTTGTTTAACATGTATTCAAGGGAAACAGAATTTGCTGCTCCT ATTCCTCATCTTCATCCTTTGGCCATCGATGATTATTCTATTccactctccacttttcctCTTCCTATGCCAAA TGGTCCACTACTTTCTGACTGGCCAGCAGAAAATATGGTGTTTGGAGACAG GCCTACTCCACCAATTGAACCTGAAATTCTCCGCACGATGGTTGTCAGGCATTTTATTGGTTATGCACCTAACCCCGGAAGCAGAAAACGTAATCAG GTAGCATACCCACTTAGAGATTTATCATTGAATTCCcaagaggaagaaaacagtGTGCCAGATTCACCCATGAACAGAG ATGATGATCCTGGAAATGTTATACCAAAGCACTACAGAAGAGTAGAGATCAAATACTCAAAACTTG GCGTTGAAGACTTTGATTTCAAGCACTACAACAGGACATCATTTGCTGGTTTGGAGACGCACATTCCAAATGCTTACTGTAACGCCATGCTGCAG ctcttttatttcattgaacCGCTTAGAGTGGGAATGCAAAACCATTTGTGCCATCGAGAATTCTGTATGGCGTGTGAACTTGGTTTCTTATTTCACATGCTGGACATGTCCTCTGGACAAACCTGCCAG GCCAATAACTTTCTCCGAGCTTTTCGTACCATTCCTGAGGCAGCAGCGTTGGGTTTAGTCCTGAACGATGTCGATGAGTCCTTTGGAAATGCTAACTTTCCTCGCTTGATACAAAGCTGGTTTAGATTTGTTCTTCAACAGATGCATCAG GACACTCTTGAACCACCTAACGTATCGGATGGAGAAAAGGACGATATACAGACTAC GACTGGCAAACCTCTTCAGATGTCTTTAATTCAGCGACTGTTTGGATCAAATGTTCAGCTACTTAGTCGGTGTCGCTGTGGTAAAGAGTCCAAAAGAGATTCAACCACATTGCTGTTCAACTTAGAATACCCTGAAATGTGTGAAG AAAAGCAACAGGGTCCAGTGAGCTTCGAGTCAGTGATATCGTCGAGTTTGAGCCGTGAACAGAGTATGCAGGCTTGGTGTGATCAGTGCTCAAGATATCAACCCACA GTTCAAAGTCGCGAAGTTAAGAATCTACCAGACATCTTGGCTCTAAACTGCGGTATGGAGCATGCCAAAGAAGTTGAATTTTGGAAAATACAGCAACAG TTACTAGATCCGCCAAAGCCCGAGGAGAAGTCCACTTCCCTTCCATCTTCCGGCCGTTCTTGTCGTTATGGCAACGCGTGCTCCAGACCGGACTGCAAGTTTAGACACGATAGAGATGTTGCATCGGAAAGTGG GCGGGTGGAGGTTCCCGATGAAGAAAGACTTAATGGTTGGGTTCCACTCTCGATAATGATATCGTTTGACTCCGGTAAAATGCAAGTGATCAAGATTGATGAG aaTCAGAAAGCAAGATGTTCGGAAAATGAGGTCGTGTACGATCTGTTAGCAACTGTGGGCCATGTGCAGGACTTCAAATCGGGTGGAAACCTGGTGGCTCACATTCATGTTGGTAATACCTACCACAGTCGTAAAGAG gGCGTGACATGCAGTCAGTGGTACTTATTTAATGATTTCGCCATCACTCCTATATCACCA AACGATGCAGTTCATTTTTCGTTAGATTGGAAGTTACCATGTGCTGTTGTTTTTACAAGGAGAGACATAAATGGTCGTCATGAAACTGCAA TCCGTCAAAGAATCGATGACAGCGTTTTGTATCAGGACGTGTCCCTTGTCAGAAGAGGCAGCGTGTCCCGTGATTTCACCCCCCTGGGACCTGATGAGCTGCCGAAAGAGGGAGATCTTGTGGGGCTAGACGCAGAATTTGTAACACTGAATCAG GAGGAAGCAGAGATAAGAAGTGATGGCACCAGGTCAACCATAAAACCAAGTCAGATGAGTGTAGCGCGTGTTACCGTCGTCCGAGG AAATGGGCAATTGACTGGTGTACCATTTATTGATGACTACATTTCAACCACAGAACAG GTTGTTGATTACCTAACCAAGTTTTCAGGTATAAAACCAGGGGACTTGGACGCAACAATGTCTTCCAAACATCTCACCACACTTAAAACTACTTATCGCAAGCTGAGGGCTTTAGTCGCAAGAAAAGTGAAGTTTGTTGGTCATGGCCTGAAGAAAGATTTCCGAGTCATAAACATATTG GTTCCAAAAGAGCAAGTATTTGACACTGTGGAACTCTTTCATCTGCCACGTCAACGATTCATTTCCTTGCGATTTTTGGCCTGGTATTTTCTAG GGTTAACAATCCAGTCCGAAACTCATGATAGTACTGAAGACGCCAAAACAGCCTTACAACTGTACAGGAAATACGAAGAGTTGTCTTCAAAAGGAGAGtttagaaaagttttgaaacagcTTTACGAGGATGGAAGAAAGTCTGGATGGAAAGTTGAAGAAAAGGATTATTAA